In Deinococcus maricopensis DSM 21211, the sequence GCGGTGTTGAAGCCGTTCACGGCGTTCACGGTGTACACGAGGTTCCCGCCGGGCTGCGCGCCGGAGGCGTTCACGCTCTTGCTGATGGCGACCACGCCGGTCGGGGCGATGCTGAGGGTGTCGTTGGGGTCGGTGCGGACGATGCCGCTGGTGACGCCCGTGGCGGTCTGCGTGACCGGCAGGGGCGTGTTGACGCCGCCGGTGTTGGTGGAGGCCGCGTTCGCGGGAACGTTCACGACGCCGTACACCTTCAGTTCGGTGCCGGGGTTAACGGTCGGCGTGATGAAGGCGCCGCTGCCGTCCTGCGTGAGCAGCGTGTCGGGCGCGCCGTCGCCGTTGGTGTCGAGGTAGTACTGGACGCTCACGGGGGTGCTGCCGCCACCCACGAGCGGCACGGTGACGGTGCCGGTCAGGCGGTAGCTTTCCGGGTACCCGCCGAGGTTGGCGAGGTCCATGGGATAGATGCCCTGGCTGTCGGTGATGTCGCCGGGCTGCAGCGTGCCGGGCGCGCCGGGCACGGTGATCTGGTCCACGATGGGCTGCGGGGACGTGCCGAGCGCGGGCGTGGCGTCGCCGAAGCTCAGAGCCGGCGGGAACACGCGGTCGATGGCGGTGTCCTCGGGGGTGGTGTCGGCGTCGCTGGTGGAGTCCACGCCGACCGTGACCACGATGGGCAGGGCGGGGCTGGTGATGGCCGTGGGGGTGTCGGTATCGGGGTACGTGACGACCACGCGGAAGTTCACGGTCTGGCCGGGCGCGACGTTCTGCAGCACCGGGAAGCCGTTCACGATGGGCAGCGGGTTGCCGGCCTCGTCGAGGAACGTGACGGTCACGCCGGCGGGCAGGTTGGTGGGGGGCAGCAGGTTGAAGCTGTCGGTCTGCGCGCTGCCGTTGGTGACGCTGTTCAGGAACGTCACGCGGTCATTGGCCGTGTCGGGGTCGGCGGGCGGGTACGCGTTCTGCTCGTCGCCGATCACTTCGATGCGGGTGGGCGCGGCGGGCACGAGCGGGTTGGGGTCGGTGTAGGTGGGGGGCGTGGCGGGGTTGGGCGGGGTGGGGTCCTGCTGGCCGGGCGTGGCGGGGTCGGCGTCGACGGGGTCCACGCTGGCGGTCGGCGTGAACACCAGCACGCGGTTGAAGTTGTCCGCGTCGGTGAGCAGGCCGGTGCCGGTGGTGGGGTTCGGGATGGGCGTGGTGGGGGTGGCGGTCCCGCCGGGCGTGAAGTTCGGGTCGTACTGGCCGCTCGCGTTGGGTGACGCGCCGAAGAACGTGCCGGGCGTGGCGTTCGCGGGGACGGTGTACACCTGCAGGATGCGCACGGTCTGGTCGGGTTGGAGCAGGCCGGTGTCGGGCACGCCGTTGCCGTCGGTGTCGGTGAGGGGCGTGTCGGTGCCGGGGGTGAACAGGCCGTCGGCGTTCACGTCGAGGTAGTACGTGGGGGCCTGCACGGTCGTGTCGGTGCGGTTGAGGGTCCGCAGGTCCACGAGGACGGGGGTGTTGCCGGTGTTGGTGACGGTGTACCCGAACGCCTGCTGGCTGCCGGGCAGGACGCCCACGCGGTCGTACTGCGGGATGGGCGCGTCCTGGTCGGGCTGGCCGGGCGTGCCGAGGTCGTTGGGCGTGACCGTGAAGTCCGGGCGGGGCAGCACGGTGGCCTGCACGGTGTTGGAGGTGGCGGTGCCGCTTGGGCCGCCGGGGTTGGCCGGGTCCGTGAAGGTCGCGGTGGCGGTGTTGGTGATGGTGGTGCCGGCGGGCGTGCCGGCAGCGAGGGCCTGGGCGGCGGCGAGTGCGACCATGAGGGCGAGGGTGCGGGTACGGTTCACGGGTCCTCCTGAGGGGCGAGTGGCGGGCAGCGGCGGGCGGAGTTACTTGACGGTGATGCGGTAGCTGAGCTGGACGCTCTGGCCGGCGGTGAGCGCGGGGAGCGTCCAGCGGACGTCGGTGTATTCGTTGGGGTTGACGGTGACTTCACGCGTGACGGACTGGCCGTTTTCGGTGACGGTGATGCGGCGCTTGAGCGGGGCCGTGCCGAACGTCTTGGCGTTGTCGAAGCTGAACTGCGCGGTGGCGCCTTCGGCGTTGCGGAGCGCGCCGGCGTATACGGCGTTCTTGGGGACGGGCAGGCGAACGACGGCGCCGCGCAGGGTGCGCGTGCTGGTGTTCGTGACGGTGAGCGTCTGCTGGACGAGCGCGCCGGGCAGCACGCTGCGGGGGTTGGGCGTGAGGCGCTCCTCGGTGCGGCCGTTCTGGGTGACGGTCGTGACCAGGCTGGTGCTGAGCACGAGCTTGAGCGGGGAGGGCGTCTGGGCGGCGGCGAACGCGAGCAGCAGGGGCAGCGTGGCGAGCAGGCGACGGTTCACGTGAACTCCTTGGCGTGAGTGGTGCGAGACGACGGGCTCAGCGGAATGGGGCACGGCCCTCAGAATTGAGGGTAGGCCCCTTCATCAACAACCGGTTTTTTGTCATGAAGTGGCTTGCATGGAGCAACGCTCAACGTCTCATGAGCTACGATGAAGGCTTCGGCGCAAAAAGCCCGCAAAAGCGTAGGAGGCACTACACTCCTCACGTCCTCATGTCTGACCAGTTGGCGGCCCCGTGAAGACACGTCTTCATCGCTTGACGCGGGCGCATCAGGCATCACAAAGTCCGCGCCGGGATTGCGGCATCCTGAAACGCAGACCCGGAGGTGCAAGCATGCGCGTCACCCGTTACAGCCGTTTCGAGGGCGAACTCGACCAGATCGAAAGCGCCGAACTGATGCAGATGATTCAGGAAGCCCTGCTCGGCCAGGGCCTGAACGACCCGTACGACCCGGACCCGGACGCGCGCCCCAGCATGGACGACCTGTTCGACGCGATCCTCGAAGCGCTCGTCGAGCGCAACATGATCCCCGAAGAACTGCTCGCCGAAGCCATGAACGCCGAAGGAGACATCCGTGAGACGACCCTCGGGCAGCAGATCGAACGGGCCATCGAACGCCTCCAGCAGGACGGCTTCATCCGCCGCGAAGGCGAGGAAGGCGGGCAGGGCGGTGCCGGCGCGAGCGGCGAAAGCCGCTTCCAACTGACCGACAAGAGCGTCGACTTCCTCGGCTACAACAGCCTTCGGGAACTCATGGGCGGTCTGGGCCGCAGCAGCGCCGGCAACCACGACACCCGCGACTACGCCAGCGGCATCGACGTGAGCGGCGAACTGAAGAACTACGAGTTCGGCGATACCCTGAACCTCGACACCACCGCCACGCTCAGCAACGTCATCACCAAAGGTTTCGAGAACGCCAGCGAAGACGACCTGGTGATCCGGCAGGCGGAGTACAGCAGCAGCGCCGCGACGGTCGTGCTGCTGGACTGCTCGCACAGCATGATCCTGTACGGCGAGGACCGCTTCACGCCGGCGAAGCAGGTCGCGCTCGCGCTCGCGCACCTGATCCGCACCAGCTACCCCGGCGACAGCCTGCGCTTCGTGCTGTTCCACGACTCCGCCGAGGAAGTGCCGCTCGGGCGCCTCGCGCAGGCGCAGATCGGCCCGTACCACACGAACACGGCCGGAGGCCTGCGACTCGCGCAGCAGCTGCTGAAACGCGAGAACAAGGACATGAAGCAGATCGTCATGATCACCGACGGCAAACCATCGGCACTGACCCTGCCGGATGGACGCATCTACAAGAACAGTTACGGCCTGGACCCGTACGTGCTGGGCGCGACGCTGCGGGAAGTCGCGAACTGCCGCCGCAGCGGCATTCAGATCAACACGTTCATGCTCGCGCGCGACGCGGAACTGATCGGGTTCGTGCGGCGCGTGACCGAGATGACGCGCGGCAAAGCGTACTTCACGACGCCGTACAACATCGGGCAGTACGTGCTGATGGACTACATGCAGAACAAGACCAAGGTTGTGAACTGACCCAGAGGCCAAGGGGGCCCCGACGCGCGTCGGGACCCCCTTGGCCTGCTGCGGTTACTGCAGCTGCAGTTGCGCCTGCAATTTCTTGCCGGTGGCTTTGGGGTCGTAACCGCACGCGAACGGCGTGGGGCGCACGATGCCGGGCGCGACCAGGTTGACTTCGCTCTGGAGGTACCAGCCGCCCGCGTTGGGGTTCTCGCCGGTGGCCTGCACAAGGCGCGAGGCGTTGAACTCCGGGGTGATGTTCAGGGTCTGTTTCCCCCCGGACTGAGCGTTCGCGTTCTTCTCGATTTCGCTGATCTGCTGGTGGATTTCGTCTTTGCAGTCCTCAATGAAGCGGTACTTGCTGATGCCGTTGCGTTCGGCATTGCTGTACAGCGGGTTGGCTTTGGTGATGGCGATGGTGCCGGCGGTCGCACCGACGAACGAGGCGAGCAGCACGAACCACAGGACGGGGCGGCCCCGGCCACCGCCGCTGCGTTGGGGTTTGGGTCTGGGGTCGGTCATGGCCCGTTCAGGATAACGCGCGCCGGGCTGGCGGTGCTGTAACCCCGGCAGTTTGCCCTTGCATTCCTATGGCCATAGACATACGATGCCATCAGGCAAAGGAAACCGATGCCGGAAGGGACGCCCATGGACCATAGCGACGCCAACCTCCTCAAAGGCCACCTCGACCTGCTGCTCCTCGCCACCCTCGAACGCGACCCCAAATACGGCGGCCAGATCATCGCCGACATCCAGGCGCAAACCAACGGCCACTTCACCCTCCGCGAAGGCAGCCTCTACCCCGCCCTGCACCGCCTCGAAAAACACGGCTGGATCGCCGGCACCTTCCAGACCCTCCCGCGCGGCGGCAGCCCCGTCAAGGTCTACCACCTCACCCCCACCGGCCAGCACGCCCTGCGCGACAAACGCGAACAGTACGAACGCTTCAGCGCCGCCGTGCGCGGCATCCTCGGAGGCCCCGCATGAACGCCGACACGTACATCCGCCGCGCCACCCTCACCCTCACCGGCCGCGCCCGCCGCGACGCCGCCACCGAACTCCGCGGCGCCATCGACGACAAACTCCACCGCTACGCCCTGCTCGGCCTGAACGAACACGACGCCCTCACCCGCACCCTCGCGGACCTCGGCGACCCCCGCGCCCTCAGCGCCCAGTACGCCCACGTGCACACCCTCCCCGCCGTCACCCGCGCCCTCGCGCTCGGCGCCCTCCTCACCGCCACCACGCTCACGCTTGGTGCCGTCGCCCAGAACACCGTCCTGCACCCGGTGCCCTACCAGAACCAAAACATCGACTGCGACTACAGTGACGCGGCCCTCGCGCAGCGGCCCGCCGCCGAAGCCGCCCGCATCCGCGCCGCCTTCCAGCAACAGGGCGGACGCGCCACCGTCGAAGCCACCTGCCGAACGTACCGCGAACACAGCCACCAGTACCTCCGCTTCACCGACGTCACCCGCGCCCTGCACGCCACCGGCCTGCACATCCAGCAGGACGCCACCAGCCTGACCATCCAGAACGCCACCGTGGCCGCCGAACGCTTCGGCGACGAAGCGTACCTCCACACCGACGCCCTTATCTTCGCCCTGCTGAACGGCACCGACCTCCCCATCAGCATCAGCGGCGACCGCACACCTACCCTGCAGGTCGGCCAGGCCACCCTCGTGCTCGGGACCCCCGATGCGCCCGTCTTCACCAGTGACCTCTACAGCATGGCCATCAGCACCACCCTGCAACGCGCGCTCCAGGCCGCCGGGCTCGACGCCGCTGCCCATTTCACCACCGCCAACGACGAAGGCGCCATGGGCGCCCCACCGCGACTCCAGGTTCAGACGCCCAAAGACGGCCAGTACGTCGTCATCACGGCATACGCTCAAGCCACGCCCGTCTGCCACTGCACCTTCACCGCCCGCGTCCGCACTGCACGGTCCAAGCAGTTCACGCTCCTCAGCGGCCCAACCGCCACCCAGCCCCACCGCGTGGTGAGCACCTTCACGGACCTCGTACGCGCGCAGCGCGCCGGTCAGCAGGCCCTGCTGGTTCTGCAACTCAACCCCAGCAGCGACCTACGCACCGTCATCAGCACCGCCGCGGACTATCCCCTGCCCGCCGCGCAGGTGAAACTCAGCGTTCAGCCGGCACCGCAACGTCCGGCGTGAACTCCCGCACGCGCTCCAGCAGATCCGTCGCCGTCAACTGCAACCGCACCGGCGTGACACTCACGCACCCATCCTGAATGGCGCCATAATCCGTGTCATCCGCGTACTCCGCCTTCGGCGTACCACTCACCCAGTAGTACTCCCGGCCTTCCGGGTCCTGCCGCGTCAGCACCGTGTCCTCATATCGGTGATCACTCAGACGCGTCACCCGCACCCCCCGGAACGGCGTCGGCGGGAAGTTCACGTTCAGCAACGTCCGCGGCGGCAGCCCCCCACACTCCAGGACCTGCCGCGTCAGGCGCGCCGCGTACTGCGCGCTCTCCTCAAACGCGTACTCCCCGCCCGGCCCGCTCAACTGACTGAACGCAATCGCCGGCAACCCCAAGGACACCCCCTCGATCGCTGCAGCGACCGTCCCCGAGTGCGTCAGGTCGTCTCCCAGGTTCGGCCCGAGGTTGATGCCGCTCACCACGATGTCCGGCCGGCCCCGAAGGTTCACACCCAGCACCACGCAGTCCGCCGGCGTGCCGTCCACCCGGAACGCCGGGATATCCCCGAA encodes:
- the surE gene encoding 5'/3'-nucleotidase SurE, coding for MSNLPARPKVLIANDDGIFAPGIKALAFAIAEFADVTVVAPDVEQSGVGHGITFRRPLRFKHTKAAGFGDIPAFRVDGTPADCVVLGVNLRGRPDIVVSGINLGPNLGDDLTHSGTVAAAIEGVSLGLPAIAFSQLSGPGGEYAFEESAQYAARLTRQVLECGGLPPRTLLNVNFPPTPFRGVRVTRLSDHRYEDTVLTRQDPEGREYYWVSGTPKAEYADDTDYGAIQDGCVSVTPVRLQLTATDLLERVREFTPDVAVPAER
- a CDS encoding PadR family transcriptional regulator, with product MDHSDANLLKGHLDLLLLATLERDPKYGGQIIADIQAQTNGHFTLREGSLYPALHRLEKHGWIAGTFQTLPRGGSPVKVYHLTPTGQHALRDKREQYERFSAAVRGILGGPA
- a CDS encoding vWA domain-containing protein, which encodes MRVTRYSRFEGELDQIESAELMQMIQEALLGQGLNDPYDPDPDARPSMDDLFDAILEALVERNMIPEELLAEAMNAEGDIRETTLGQQIERAIERLQQDGFIRREGEEGGQGGAGASGESRFQLTDKSVDFLGYNSLRELMGGLGRSSAGNHDTRDYASGIDVSGELKNYEFGDTLNLDTTATLSNVITKGFENASEDDLVIRQAEYSSSAATVVLLDCSHSMILYGEDRFTPAKQVALALAHLIRTSYPGDSLRFVLFHDSAEEVPLGRLAQAQIGPYHTNTAGGLRLAQQLLKRENKDMKQIVMITDGKPSALTLPDGRIYKNSYGLDPYVLGATLREVANCRRSGIQINTFMLARDAELIGFVRRVTEMTRGKAYFTTPYNIGQYVLMDYMQNKTKVVN